From Solidesulfovibrio carbinoliphilus subsp. oakridgensis, the proteins below share one genomic window:
- a CDS encoding STAS domain-containing protein produces MERLAHTNTEEALVIGLSGEIIMDVVIELKAEIAPLIQNASRKAVVLDLSGVAFLDSSGVGLFIGLRRLCEDEGKAFSIANPSPPIRKLFDMLRLTDYFAVSATPVTSPGATPSA; encoded by the coding sequence ATGGAACGCCTTGCGCACACGAACACGGAGGAAGCCCTGGTCATCGGGCTGTCCGGCGAGATCATCATGGACGTGGTGATCGAACTGAAGGCGGAGATCGCGCCGTTGATCCAAAATGCCTCCCGGAAGGCGGTGGTCCTCGACCTGTCCGGGGTGGCCTTCCTGGACAGTTCGGGGGTGGGACTGTTCATCGGCCTTCGCCGGCTGTGCGAGGACGAGGGCAAGGCCTTCTCCATCGCCAATCCCTCCCCGCCCATCCGCAAGCTTTTCGACATGCTGCGCCTGACGGACTATTTCGCCGTATCGGCGACGCCTGTCACCTCCCCCGGCGCCACCCCCTCCGCCTGA